A single Anopheles arabiensis isolate DONGOLA chromosome 2, AaraD3, whole genome shotgun sequence DNA region contains:
- the LOC120908643 gene encoding bleomycin hydrolase isoform X1: MWDCAVIGCPNSRFNAQKTRPRISFHVFPHPVRESNRFRRWLALINNPRLFRLDPLNVFKSVRVCRRHFGPDCFNGVCRNLLPTAIPTLNLPEVRPVALVQPMDAMGDELERLLRDERRQQLKRHGAVEPPFGGEEDESGKRQKIGITLLSADCEDVECNLGDRFIDRIISFDAEQEYGDGPLAGESYGLTSFSGMVVKASELETLNQVEILNEPPETLLNDSPSARDHVRMSNEKGCEQLVQESTSETSNEDQETEQHSLLTETSGTKTEGKTSLADYANKRTTVLAYPKAPLNEEFFQKCRNDFYDCPKNVLAQNVCTRIDPFDACLSRKSLENTQHVFTYKIENEGKPLTNQKSSGRCWLFAALNCIRIPFIKQYNLDEFEFSQAYLFYWDKIERANYFLNNVVDTAKRGEPVDGRLVSFLLSDPTCDGGQWDMLVNLINKHGLMPKKCFPESYSCEASTRMNSVVKSKLREYAKDLRKLIDNGATDDEVKERMKKQMNEVYNIVGICLGIPPEKFTWEYYDKSKKYLNIGPIRPIDFYEKYVKPYFNVDDKVCLVTDPRSSNLYGRSYTVDCLGNVVGGRPVLYNNQPVELLLDLVTKALKFGEPVWFGCEVNKRFAGKQGIEDLDIHDFKLVFGVDIQTTMEKADRLLYGESMMTHAMVFTGVSVDPNSQKPTKFRVENSWGEDRGEKGYLIMTAEWFKEFVFEVVVDRSIVSQDVLDVFDLPPIVLPAWDPMGTLAK; this comes from the exons ATGTGGGACTGCGCAGTGATTGGCTGCCCGAACAGCAGATTCAATGCACAGAAAACGCGACCCCGAATCTCGTTCCATGTGTTTCCGCATCCCGTGCGCGAATCGAATCGCTTCCGACGATGGCTCGCTCTCATCAACAATCCGCGCCTGTTCCGGCTGGACCCGCTGAACGTGTTCAAGAGTGTGCGAGTGTGCCGTCGCCACTTTGGACCGGATTGCTTCAACGGCGTGTGCCGTAACCTGCTGCCGACGGCCATTCCCACGCTGAACCTGCCCGAGGTACGGCCCGTAGCCTTGGTGCAGCCGATGGATGCGATGGGCGACGAGCTGGAACGATTGCTGCGCGACGAACGCAGACAGCAGCTGAAACGTCACGGCGCAGTCGAGCCACCGTTTGGCGGCGAGGAGGACGAGAGTGGCAAACGGCAAAAGATCGGCATTACGCTGCTCTCCGCGGATTGTGAAGACGTGGAATGCAATCTTGGCGATCGGTTCATCGATCGGATCATTTCGTTTGATGCAGAGCAAGAGTATGGCGATGGCCCACTGGCCGGCGAATCTTACGGACTGACCAGCTTCTCCGGTATGGTTGTAAAGGCGTCCGAGCTGGAAACGCTAAACCAGGTAGAGATACTCAACGAGCCACCTGAGACACTGCTGAACGACTCACCGTCCGCAAGGGATCATGTGCGAATGTCCAATGAAAAGGGATGCGAACAGCTCGTACAGGAATCTACCAGTGAGACTAGTAATGAGGACCAGGAGACTGAACAGCATTCACTGCTCACCGAGACAAGTGGTACCAAAACAGAGGGCAAAACGTCGCTAGCAGATTATGCCAACAAGCGGACAACTGTGCTGGCGTATCCCAAAG CTCCACTCAACGAAGAGTTCTTCCAGAAGTGTCGCAACGACTTCTACGACTGCCCAAAGAACGTGCTGGCGCAGAATGTATGCACGCGGATAGATCCGTTCGATGCGTGTCTGTCGCGCAAATCGCTGGAGAATACGCAGCACGTATTTACGTACAAG ATCGAGAACGAAGGCAAACCGCTGACGAACCAGAAAAGCTCGGGACGCTGCTGGCTGTTTGCGGCCCTCAACTGCATTCGCATCccgttcatcaagcagtacaaTCTGGACGAGTTTGAGTTCTCACAGGCGTACCTGTTCTACTGGGACAAGATCGAGCGTGCGAACTACTTCCTAAACAATGTGGTCGACACGGCTAAGCGTGGCGAACCGGTCGACGGTCGGCTGGTGTCCTTTTTGCTGTCCGATCCGACCTGTGACGGTGGCCAGTGGGACATGCTGGTGAACTTGATCAACAAGCACGGATTGATGCCGAAAAAATGCTTCCCGGAGAGTTACAGCTGCGAGGCAAGCACGCGGATGAATTCGGTCGTCAAAAGCAAG CTCCGTGAGTACGCAAAGGATCTGCGAAAGCTCATCGACAACGGTGCAACGGACGACGAGGTGAAGGAGCGAATGAAGAAGCAGATGAACGAGGTGTACAACATTGTGGGCATTTGTTTGGGCATTCCGCCGGAGAAGTTCACCTGGGAGTACTACGACAAGTCGAAGAAGTACCTTAACATTGGCCCGATCCGTCCGATCGATTTCTACGAGAAGTACGTCAAGCCGTACTTCAACGTCGACGACAAGGTGTGCCTGGTGACGGACCCGCGCTCGTCGAATCTGTACGGCCGCTCCTACACGGTCGACTGTCTCGGCAATGTGGTCGGTGGCCGGCCCGTGCTGTACAACAACCAGCcggtggagctgctgctcgatctGGTCACGAAAGCGCTCAAGTTTGGCGAACCGGTCTGGTTCGGGTGCGAGGTGAACAAGCGCTTCGCGGGCAAACAAGGCATCGAAGATTTGGACAT CCATGACTTCAAGCTGGTCTTTGGAGTGGACATTCAGACGACGATGGAAAAGGCTGACCGACTGCTGTACGGCGAGTCGATGATGACGCACGCCATGGTGTTTACCGGAGTGTCGGTTGAT CCCAACAGCCAAAAGCCGACCAAGTTCCGGGTGGAAAACTCGTGGGGCGAGGACCGTGGCGAGAAGGGTTACCTAATAATGACGGCCGAGTGGTTCAAGGAGTTTGTGTTCGAGGTGGTCGTCGATCGCAGCATAGTGAGCCAGGACGTGCTGGACGTGTTTGATCTCCCGCCAATCGTGCTGCCCGCCTGGGATCCCATGGGCACGCTGGCAAAGTAA
- the LOC120908643 gene encoding bleomycin hydrolase isoform X3: MLPSPLNEEFFQKCRNDFYDCPKNVLAQNVCTRIDPFDACLSRKSLENTQHVFTYKIENEGKPLTNQKSSGRCWLFAALNCIRIPFIKQYNLDEFEFSQAYLFYWDKIERANYFLNNVVDTAKRGEPVDGRLVSFLLSDPTCDGGQWDMLVNLINKHGLMPKKCFPESYSCEASTRMNSVVKSKLREYAKDLRKLIDNGATDDEVKERMKKQMNEVYNIVGICLGIPPEKFTWEYYDKSKKYLNIGPIRPIDFYEKYVKPYFNVDDKVCLVTDPRSSNLYGRSYTVDCLGNVVGGRPVLYNNQPVELLLDLVTKALKFGEPVWFGCEVNKRFAGKQGIEDLDIHDFKLVFGVDIQTTMEKADRLLYGESMMTHAMVFTGVSVDPNSQKPTKFRVENSWGEDRGEKGYLIMTAEWFKEFVFEVVVDRSIVSQDVLDVFDLPPIVLPAWDPMGTLAK; this comes from the exons ATGTTGCCAT CTCCACTCAACGAAGAGTTCTTCCAGAAGTGTCGCAACGACTTCTACGACTGCCCAAAGAACGTGCTGGCGCAGAATGTATGCACGCGGATAGATCCGTTCGATGCGTGTCTGTCGCGCAAATCGCTGGAGAATACGCAGCACGTATTTACGTACAAG ATCGAGAACGAAGGCAAACCGCTGACGAACCAGAAAAGCTCGGGACGCTGCTGGCTGTTTGCGGCCCTCAACTGCATTCGCATCccgttcatcaagcagtacaaTCTGGACGAGTTTGAGTTCTCACAGGCGTACCTGTTCTACTGGGACAAGATCGAGCGTGCGAACTACTTCCTAAACAATGTGGTCGACACGGCTAAGCGTGGCGAACCGGTCGACGGTCGGCTGGTGTCCTTTTTGCTGTCCGATCCGACCTGTGACGGTGGCCAGTGGGACATGCTGGTGAACTTGATCAACAAGCACGGATTGATGCCGAAAAAATGCTTCCCGGAGAGTTACAGCTGCGAGGCAAGCACGCGGATGAATTCGGTCGTCAAAAGCAAG CTCCGTGAGTACGCAAAGGATCTGCGAAAGCTCATCGACAACGGTGCAACGGACGACGAGGTGAAGGAGCGAATGAAGAAGCAGATGAACGAGGTGTACAACATTGTGGGCATTTGTTTGGGCATTCCGCCGGAGAAGTTCACCTGGGAGTACTACGACAAGTCGAAGAAGTACCTTAACATTGGCCCGATCCGTCCGATCGATTTCTACGAGAAGTACGTCAAGCCGTACTTCAACGTCGACGACAAGGTGTGCCTGGTGACGGACCCGCGCTCGTCGAATCTGTACGGCCGCTCCTACACGGTCGACTGTCTCGGCAATGTGGTCGGTGGCCGGCCCGTGCTGTACAACAACCAGCcggtggagctgctgctcgatctGGTCACGAAAGCGCTCAAGTTTGGCGAACCGGTCTGGTTCGGGTGCGAGGTGAACAAGCGCTTCGCGGGCAAACAAGGCATCGAAGATTTGGACAT CCATGACTTCAAGCTGGTCTTTGGAGTGGACATTCAGACGACGATGGAAAAGGCTGACCGACTGCTGTACGGCGAGTCGATGATGACGCACGCCATGGTGTTTACCGGAGTGTCGGTTGAT CCCAACAGCCAAAAGCCGACCAAGTTCCGGGTGGAAAACTCGTGGGGCGAGGACCGTGGCGAGAAGGGTTACCTAATAATGACGGCCGAGTGGTTCAAGGAGTTTGTGTTCGAGGTGGTCGTCGATCGCAGCATAGTGAGCCAGGACGTGCTGGACGTGTTTGATCTCCCGCCAATCGTGCTGCCCGCCTGGGATCCCATGGGCACGCTGGCAAAGTAA
- the LOC120908643 gene encoding bleomycin hydrolase isoform X2: MLSLIMKMCCARAPLNEEFFQKCRNDFYDCPKNVLAQNVCTRIDPFDACLSRKSLENTQHVFTYKIENEGKPLTNQKSSGRCWLFAALNCIRIPFIKQYNLDEFEFSQAYLFYWDKIERANYFLNNVVDTAKRGEPVDGRLVSFLLSDPTCDGGQWDMLVNLINKHGLMPKKCFPESYSCEASTRMNSVVKSKLREYAKDLRKLIDNGATDDEVKERMKKQMNEVYNIVGICLGIPPEKFTWEYYDKSKKYLNIGPIRPIDFYEKYVKPYFNVDDKVCLVTDPRSSNLYGRSYTVDCLGNVVGGRPVLYNNQPVELLLDLVTKALKFGEPVWFGCEVNKRFAGKQGIEDLDIHDFKLVFGVDIQTTMEKADRLLYGESMMTHAMVFTGVSVDPNSQKPTKFRVENSWGEDRGEKGYLIMTAEWFKEFVFEVVVDRSIVSQDVLDVFDLPPIVLPAWDPMGTLAK; this comes from the exons ATGCTGTCACTAATCATGAAGATGTGCTGCGCTCGGG CTCCACTCAACGAAGAGTTCTTCCAGAAGTGTCGCAACGACTTCTACGACTGCCCAAAGAACGTGCTGGCGCAGAATGTATGCACGCGGATAGATCCGTTCGATGCGTGTCTGTCGCGCAAATCGCTGGAGAATACGCAGCACGTATTTACGTACAAG ATCGAGAACGAAGGCAAACCGCTGACGAACCAGAAAAGCTCGGGACGCTGCTGGCTGTTTGCGGCCCTCAACTGCATTCGCATCccgttcatcaagcagtacaaTCTGGACGAGTTTGAGTTCTCACAGGCGTACCTGTTCTACTGGGACAAGATCGAGCGTGCGAACTACTTCCTAAACAATGTGGTCGACACGGCTAAGCGTGGCGAACCGGTCGACGGTCGGCTGGTGTCCTTTTTGCTGTCCGATCCGACCTGTGACGGTGGCCAGTGGGACATGCTGGTGAACTTGATCAACAAGCACGGATTGATGCCGAAAAAATGCTTCCCGGAGAGTTACAGCTGCGAGGCAAGCACGCGGATGAATTCGGTCGTCAAAAGCAAG CTCCGTGAGTACGCAAAGGATCTGCGAAAGCTCATCGACAACGGTGCAACGGACGACGAGGTGAAGGAGCGAATGAAGAAGCAGATGAACGAGGTGTACAACATTGTGGGCATTTGTTTGGGCATTCCGCCGGAGAAGTTCACCTGGGAGTACTACGACAAGTCGAAGAAGTACCTTAACATTGGCCCGATCCGTCCGATCGATTTCTACGAGAAGTACGTCAAGCCGTACTTCAACGTCGACGACAAGGTGTGCCTGGTGACGGACCCGCGCTCGTCGAATCTGTACGGCCGCTCCTACACGGTCGACTGTCTCGGCAATGTGGTCGGTGGCCGGCCCGTGCTGTACAACAACCAGCcggtggagctgctgctcgatctGGTCACGAAAGCGCTCAAGTTTGGCGAACCGGTCTGGTTCGGGTGCGAGGTGAACAAGCGCTTCGCGGGCAAACAAGGCATCGAAGATTTGGACAT CCATGACTTCAAGCTGGTCTTTGGAGTGGACATTCAGACGACGATGGAAAAGGCTGACCGACTGCTGTACGGCGAGTCGATGATGACGCACGCCATGGTGTTTACCGGAGTGTCGGTTGAT CCCAACAGCCAAAAGCCGACCAAGTTCCGGGTGGAAAACTCGTGGGGCGAGGACCGTGGCGAGAAGGGTTACCTAATAATGACGGCCGAGTGGTTCAAGGAGTTTGTGTTCGAGGTGGTCGTCGATCGCAGCATAGTGAGCCAGGACGTGCTGGACGTGTTTGATCTCCCGCCAATCGTGCTGCCCGCCTGGGATCCCATGGGCACGCTGGCAAAGTAA
- the LOC120908646 gene encoding uncharacterized protein F58A4.6, whose amino-acid sequence MGKISFYISDYCANIEQCTIHKNSVRIRKVHHTEYDECITSDPVQLVDLLLNLRFFPRFRLKIANALVGRVPSASLTIQLIPPVKEHLDYHWGQRAVHMMWELVELTELMAWLSTLGGAFSALGDYQLVCADTAGKISLHQMKLACRLGDPSLVARCQLYLAISLIQRAEFATAKHLIQSVYRGARKQKEPETRLLKMCQGIWAKLRYEYDVHQRNVARKKT is encoded by the exons ATGGGGAAAATATCTTTCTACATCAGTGATTATTGTGCAAATATAGAACAATGCACCATTCACAAGAACTCCGTTCGGATACGGAAAGTACATCACACCGAATACGATGAGTGCATTACGAGCGACCCGGTGCAGCTAGTGGATTTGTTGCTCAATTTGCGGTTCTTTCCTCGTTTTCGACTGAAAATCGCTAACGCACTCGTTGGTCGTGTACCGAGCGCTTCGCTCACCATACAGCTCATCCCTCCCGTTAAAGAGCATTTAGATTACCATTG GGGACAACGTGCCGTTCACATGATGTGGGAGCTGGTCGAGCTCACCGAACTGATGGCTTGGCTCTCGACGCTCGGTGGAGCCTTCTCCGCTCTCGGCGACTACCAGCTCGTCTGTGCCGATACGGCGGGCAAAATATCGCTACACCAAATGAAGCTGGCCTGCCGGTTGGGCGATCCTTCGCTCGTAGCTCGCTGCCAGCTGTACCTTGCCATATCGCTCATCCAGAGGGCCGAATTTGCCACTGCCAAACACCTCATCCAGAGCGTGTACCGCGGCGCACGGAAGCAAAAGGAACCGGAAACGCGCCTACTGAAGATGTGCCAGGGCATATGGGCGAAGCTGCGCTACGAGTACGATGTGCACCAGAGGAATGTGGCACGCAAGAAAACGTAA